Within the Chryseobacterium geocarposphaerae genome, the region GATGAGGTCATTTTCTCTTTCAAATCTAAACGAAACGATGGTTGCCTTGCTATGTTTTTTCATATTTACAAGCAATTCTCGGATGATCTGATACACTTCTTCCTTATTTTTAGTGCTCAGATGTTTCCAGGTGCCACTGTCGTTTCCGGCAAGATAAGTATTCACTTCATCATTTTTAAATGAGCTGACCGTTTCAGAAATTTTTTCGCTGAAATCTTTTTCTTCACCTTGGTTGTCTGTCTTCTCGTAAGAAATATCCCTGGACTTTTCGTAAACAAATTCCAGTTCGTCAAGCGCCTCGTCTTTATTAAAATGCTCCTGGTTTTCAATCTTTGTCATTACCTGATAAATACCATTGGCAACTACATCATGAACCTTTTTTGACATTTTAAGCTGGGTGTTTTTTACTTCAAGTTCTTTTTCCTGTTCGAGACGTTTTTTTCTTTTTCTATACAAGAATAAACCTCCGATCAGAATTATTAATAAAATTCCAATACCAAAATTTTTCTGTAATCCTTCTATTTCTTTTTCGGCCTTTTCTCTTTGTATTTTTTCTACATCATATCTTACTACTGCAAATTGGTTTTTAGCTTTACTTCTTGCAATTTGAATACTATCATTTAATGCTTGAAATTTCTTAAAATTTTCTAAATAATTTTCTTTATCCAAATTAATGATTTTCTGTAATGCTTGTAATTGATCCTCCTTGCTATTATTTTTTACAGCAACTTCCAACATTTTTTTCGCATAATCAAGAGCTTTTATTTTATCCTTATCAAAAAAATAAATCGATAAAGTTGCATAACTCGAATTTTGCCCTTGTAAATCGTTGTTGTCTTGTCTTATTTTTAAAGCTTTGTAAAATTCTGGGAGAGGATTGTAATTAGGGTTTTCATAATATTTTGCTCGCGCCATATTATTTATGAATGTTGCATACTTCAAACTATCTTTAGTTTGTAATGCTATAGATAAGTTTTTCTGTGCTTCTGGATACTTTCCTAAAGTTATTAAAACATCTCCTAGATTATTATAATAAAGATATTTGTTTGATGGTATATTTACATATTTTAAAGCCTGATTATAAAATAAAATGGAATTTTCGAACTCATAAAGATAAGATGAACAGATCCCCATATTATTAAAACTAGATGCAAGAGTACTTCTTGTTGTGCTATCATCTATTTTTCGTAGAAAGTTGTTTGCCTCAAGTGATGTTTCAATACTTCCATAATAATCTTGCTTATTATGTTGTAAGATTGCCATGTTAACTAAAGATTTGCCTACGCCCAGAGAATCCTTTCTTTCTAAATAGGCATTTTTTGCTAAATTGTAATATATAAAAGCTGAATCAGATACATTAGAGTTTCTAAATACTTTAGCTTTATTATATAATTTTGCTGCTATGCTTTCATCGAAGTTTTTTTTATTTTCTTTCTTACAAGAAAGTAAAATCATACATATAAGTAATAAGAAATAGTTTTTCATGAATTAGTTTTATTCTGCAAAGTAATAAAAAGAGCAGATTAAAAACAATCTGCTCTGTTATAATTAAGGGTTAGTAAATGGAGGTGGGGTTTGCCCTGTGTTACCTCCTGTACTTCCTCCGTTTCCGCTACCTGGTCCTCCTGTTCCATCTCCCGGATCTATTCCGTCTCCTGGATCAGTATCGCTCTGTACGATTACGGTGGTTGAATTATTATCGTTGCATGTTGATGTATTGGCATTATTGTGTCCGAATGCTAAACCTAATAGCATTAAAATAAACTGGATCATTTCCTTAAAAATTTTGAGGTTTGAAATTGTTTTCCTTCCTCTCGGAATATTTATCCCGAGCTGTACACGATTAAAATTTCGAAGCGCTTCTTAAATTTTTTGGGAAGTGAACCATCAAAAACGGAAGAGAAACATCTGCTTCCCAACCCGGAGTTTTCTTCCGTTTTTGATGGCAATTTTTGAAATCAGATTTTTATTTTCTTTTATTTTTTGTCTCTGATTTCTTTTACAAATATCTGACAGATATGTTGAAATTTATGGACAGACGATGGACAGTTGGACAGTGCGTAAATGTTTGATTTTTACGGTAAACCGTAAATTAATTGTCCATTTTTTGTCTAATTTGGACAGCAAATAACTAATACTTGAAAATTTATGTATGAGAAGAAAAGATTTTTGGTAAAAACGGTGTTTGAAAAAGCTAAAAATGAAATTCCCCGTGGGAAAAAAAGTTCTATTGCATCATATCTAAGTTCACTTTTTGAAGAACAATATGGTTTTGAAAGAGAAGAAAGAGCATATGTAAGATATTATAAGAATTTAGTCGAAGAAAATAGAGATTATAATATTGATGATCTTGCTTTAGATTATTTAAGTAAATACATTGGCTATGATAATTTTGAAGATTTCTGCGAAAGAGTAGAGAATGATGATCTGAAGACTTTTACATTAAGTTTTAAAGATTTATCTGAAAAAATTCATCAAATAATTATTACGGTAACTCCAACAGTATTGTTACCTGATTTTATTAAGAAAAATGGATTAGGCATTTTAGAAATGACTTTTGTTTTACTTTTAGTCACAGGTGGAGTTGTCTTCTCCAATAATAAAAGCTCTAATCCAATAAGATTTCTTTCAGAAAAGGGATTTTCAATTGATAAACCTTTTATGTATTGGGATGGTGACAGGTATATGGCAACTGATAGCAGTTCTTTGGGGCCGCAGATTGATGTTATTCCGATGGATAAATTTAGATTTAAGTATTTTAAAAAAATTACACGGCCAGACACTCTTAATGCTACAAATTCTATGGGAAAGGTTTGGTATGATAAGACTAACAATAATGTTGAATTTTTTACAAGCTATGGAAAACATCCAATTAATGATAAAGCTTTAAAAGATGTCTCGGAACGTATACTTAATCATTATGCTGGATACCAGCAATCAGATTCAATAGAAGTGGAATGATAAAAAAATAACCACAAAGAATCCTTTGTGGTTAAATATAAAAATTGTTTATTTTTATTCTGCATTCAGCATCCCCAGTTCACCGAAATGCTTTTTGAATTTCTGAATTTTTGGCCCTACTACGGCGCTGCAATACGGCTGAGTTGGATTTTCATTGTAATAGCCTTGATGGTATTGTTCAGCGGGCCAGAATTTGTCGAATTTCGTTAATTCTGTGACATAAGTTCCTGTCCATCTTCCAGACGCTATAGAGACTTTAATGGCTTCTTCAGCTTTTGCTTTTTCAGCTTCATCTTTATAATAAATTACAGAACGGTATTGCGTTCCGATATCATTTCCCTGTCTGTTTAATTGGGTAGGGTCATGAAGGAAAAAGAAAACATCCATCAATTGTTCATAGGAAATAATTGCCGGATCATAAGTGATCTGTACAACTTCTGCATGACCTGTTTCTCCCGTACAAACTTCCTGATAAGTCGGGTTGTCTTTATGTCCCCCGGAATATCCGGAAATGGCAGATTTAACGCCCTTCAGCATATTGAAACAGCTTTCCACACACCAAAAACATCCGCCTCCGAAAGTGATCTGTTCTAAATTATTGTTATCCATTCTAAGTTGATTATGTATTTAAATATTTTCTCGTTTAAGGAATATTCTTGGAGAAAAAACTAATCAAAAATAAGGAAAAGTTTTCCATTTTATGTTTAATTAAAGCCTGAAACGCAAATCATACTCATAGATTTCACAAATAATAAAAAAAACAACTCCAAAAGGAATTGTTTGAAATTGATTTTAATGCTGTAATATTTTATTCAGGTCCAACAGGACTATAAACGCACCATCCTTTAACGCAAGTTGCGGTATACAAAGGTTTCGGAACACAATAATTTGTACAAGGTCCCTGCACTCCTCCTGAAATTGCTTTTTGTTGTTTTCTGCTTAATGCTTTAAGATTTTTCATATTAATGATTTTTTTGGTTTTAATACAGTACAAGTTAAACAATTTTACTTGATTTTTAATCATTAATAATTTCACATTGTTGGATTCTTTATAAGTACTTTAGAAACAAAAAAGCATCCTAAAAGGATGCTTAGTATTATTGAAATAGCTTTCGATTATTTTTCCCAAACCAAGGCACTTGCTCCTAAAATTGCAGCATCTGCTTCGTCCAGCTCACTGAAAACCAATTTTACTTTATTTCTGAAAATAGGAAGAAGGTTTCTTTCCATGTGAAGTTTCGTAGGTTTTAAGATAAAATCTCCTGCTTTAATTACTCCTCCAAACAAAAGAATAGCTTCCGGGGAAGAGAACATCACGAAGTTAGCCAGGGCTTCTCCTAGTTTTTGTCCTGTATACCTGAAAACTTCTATGGATATCGGATCTCCTTTCAAAGCACATTCGTGTACTGTTTTAGAATTAATGGCTTCTTCAGGATATTGATTAAGCATAGATTCAGGAAACTCTGCTCTCATTTTCTTTGCGGTAATAGCAATACCTGTTGCAGAAGCATAAGCTTCAAGACTTCCTTCAGAACCGGTGCTCCAGTGTTTTCTTCCGCCTGGTTTCACAATTGTATGCCCCAATTCTCCGGCAAAACCATCGTGCCCGTAGATTAATTTACCTCCTGCGATGATTCCGCTTCCTACACCTGTACCCAGAGTAATCATAATAAAATCTTTCATTCCTCTGGCTGCTCCGAAAAGCATTTCTCCGATGGCGGCGGCGTTGGCGTCATTGGTTATTGTACACGGCAACCCAAATTTCGCTTTCATCAATTCCGCAAAAGGAATAATTCCTTTCCAAGGTAAATTGGGAGCCTGTTCTATAGTCCCGGTATAATAGTTGGCATTGGGAGCTCCGACTCCTATCCCATCAAAGTTTTTTTCTTTTCCGTGGCTTTCGATCATAGGATGAACAGCCTCGTATAAAGCGTCAATATATTCTTCTACAGTAGCGTAGGCATCTGTTCGGATATTTCCTTTTTCAAGAACTTCACCCCGGTGGTTTACCACTCCAAATTTTGTGTTTGTTCCGCCAATATCAATTCCCAGCGCAACGTGTTTTGACAAATCTACTAATGACATTTCTTTGCTTAAAATTCTAAAAGGCTAAAATTATAAAAAAGATCTTAGTTATTAGACGATTAAGCACATATTTATTTAAAAAAAGTTTTAACGGTTTTAGGAGTTTTCTTTTTTCTTCTTCCCCACCAGATCATGAAGCCAGTGACTGGTAATGAGGCACATATCAAACTTACAATAAAAGCAATGATCTTTGTAGGAAGTCCCAAAATGGATCCTACATGAATATCATAGTTGGCTCCAACTGTTTTTTCACCAAAATTTTTGTCTTTCATGTCGTGAGTATGCAGCAATTCTCCTGAGTTTTCATCAAAAATCAAGCTGCTGCTTTTGTGGTAAGAATATGATAAGTGTTTCACATAAACTTCAAAGTTCGGATGTGCATGATCATCCATGTGTTCGTGCCCAAGATCGATAGAAAAGCCATAAGAATCCGGATATTTTGTTTTAACGGTATTGCTGATTTTATCTAGCGTTCCTTCTGTTCTCAACTCGATCGGAGCTTTAGTCTTAATGGATGAAAAGTCAGGGTAAACTGTTTCTCCTCCTGAAAAGATGAAATAGAATGCAGCCTGAACTACAAAAAACGCATAGAACAATCCCGTTAATGAAAATATTAAAGCAAAAACGGATGCATAAAACCCTAAGACATTATGAAGGTCGTAATTTTTTCTTTTCCAGCTTTTTACATTCTGCCATCTGAAAGAAAAACGCTGTTTTCTGGCTGCTTTATTTTTAGGCCACCAGAGAATAATCCCGGAAATCAGCATAATGACAAAAATAATTACAGGGATTCCCACAAGATAGCTTCCCCATTCCTGTTTCAAAAGATAGCTCCAGTGGATCATTTTTACGATCTGAAAGAATCCGTTTTTCTCGTCATATGTTCTTAAAACCTTCCCGTTGTAGGGATTGACATAAGCTACTTTGTAGATAGGAAATTCATCAAAATAATTCCAGCCTTTCGGATTGTGTTCATACCAATAAAAAAGATAAGACATCTTTTTGTCGATCGGAATATTTACCCAATGAACAGGATATTTTTCTTTTACCTGATCTACTACCGAACGTTCCAGAACACGGATGGGAAGAACCTGCTTCTGTTCGATATTCTGCTCGTTGTGATAAATGACATCTTTACGGGTAAAGTTTTCAATTTCATCCTTAAAAACGTACAATGCTCCGGTAATGGAAATAATGAAGATCAGAAACCCAATTCCAAGACCCAACCACAAATGCAGTCTTCCTGTCCATTTCTTTATTATGCTTGGCTTTTTTTTATGATGATGTTTTTTCTTCATAGTTTCCTTTGACTGGGCAAAGATAAGTTTTAATTTTTATTTAGAATATTTATAAATTAAAAAAATGAATGGTACTAAAATTTGTATTCAACCATAAAAGTGCCCCTCATTCCTAAAGAATTGGTAAAGTCAGCATCTCTTGCGGTCCACCATGCAATTGCGGGTTGATACATTGTATTAAACAGGTTTTCTATACCCAGAGATACTTTCCAGTTCTTATTTACGTCGTAGCTTGATTTTAAATTAAAAATCGTGTATTCAGGAACTTTTCCTTCGCCATATACATACAAGCCGGTTTTGGCATTGGGTTCAAATCTGTCCTGTCCGAAAGCATGAAGCATATCCAATCCCACCGATATTTTCTGAATCGGTTTTACCTGAACATAAGCTAAAACTTTAGGTGCGGATATTCTGCTGTTATTGATTTTTGTGGAGTAGTCGCCATCATTTTTAGGAGAAGTAATCCCTTCCATCCAGCTATAGCTGCCTCCGAAATTGATCCAGTTTACAGGGGTAAAATGTAAAAAACCTTCCACTCCATACACTACTTCAGGTGCTCTTTGAATCGTTAAGGCTCTGTCCGGGCTCTGGATAAAAGTTGCTCCCAATTTGGAAGTACTTACGTAAGAAGTCACTTCATAGTTCAGCCATTTTGTAATTTGGCCAGTTGTTCCCAGTTCATAATTGTTAACGATGATGGGTTTTGTTTCCAGGTTGCTGATGGTGTCAGAAGTTGATGTTCTCAAAATTCTTCCCAATTCGTTGATTGAATAGGCCTGGGAAAAACTTCCGAAAATATTGATCATCGGATTGATATTGTAACGGATTCCGATGTTTCCCACCAATGCATTATATTCTAAGTTTCCTCCGGTTACAAAAATACTTTTTGTAAAAGTTCCGTCTGATTTAATTGTCGAAAGAGTGTTGAAATCTCCGACTTTTACCTTCATATTTTCATATCTTAAACCTCCTTTGATGGTTAACTTCTTTAATAAATCAATCTTAACCAAAGCAAAAGGTGCAATATTGGTCATGTTCATATCCGGAGTCCAGTAACGGCCGTCTTCCAGCTTCTGAACAGTTTTGTCGTTCAAAATATCAACTCCGTAAATAACTTCTGCCTGAGAATTCTGAGTGTTCCAAAGTTGGGTATCAAAGTTGGCTCTTGCCCCGTATTTTTTTGAAATCACGTTGGACTGACCACCGTTGAAAAAAGTATCGCTATATCCGTAAACCGTTCTGAAATCCTGCATATAAAGGTTTATATTCAAAGACGTTCCTTCCCAGATATTTTTATTGTCGTAGCTTACTTTTACGTTATGATTTCTCGGAGTTCCCTGTGGCGTGGTTTCCAGATTTTTTCCTTCACCTTCGCCTATAGTTGGAGTGATGCCATATTTTCCTGTTTTTAGCCCTAAATTTAAATCAGATTTTGAAGCATATCCAATGTAAGAAGCTTCAATTCTTTGATTATCATTAATATTATAGCCTAACTTCAGCATTCCGTTGTAATTATTCATTTTTGCGGGGCTGTATGTCGGGCTTAAATTCACACCATCTGCATCTTTCATGTAACCCGTTCTTTCATAGGCAAACGAAGCCACATAATCGAACTTTTTAGCTAAATTTCCGGAAAGTAGCTGGCTTGCTCTGAAACCTAAAGTTCCGCCATAAGGTTGTCCGGTGATACCCACCTGGGAAATCCCTGAAATTTTTTTATCAGAAGTGCTTTTTCTCGTCATATAGTTAATAATTCCTCCATCTGCTCCATTTCCATAAATAGAGGACGCTCCTTTAATGACTTCAATTCTTTCAATTACTGAAGGATCGATTGATCTTAAATCTCTAGCTCCGTTTCGAAGCGGTGTAGATTGAGGGATGCCATCAATTAAAACTAAAACCTGACGGCCTCTCAGTGTTTGTCCGGTGTTGGAAGTTTGTCCCGAACTTGTCGCTAAACTCGGAACAGTATATTGTAAAATGCTTGTAATATCAGAATTTACCGTCAACTGTGACTGAATCAGCTTCTGATTAACAATCGTTACCGAGCTCGGAATTTCTTTTATATTTTCTTTTTTTCGGGAAGCGGTAAGTACTACTTCTTCAACGTTAGATGTTTTTAAACTATCTGTTTTCTGTGCAAAAACAGCTACAGATCCTAAGCAAGCTACTGATAAAAGAGCTTTTTTCATGATTTCTTCTTTCCTTGTTTTTTATATTTTCCCCACCAAATCAAAAAACCCGTTACAGGTAATGATGTGCAAACCAATCCGGCTAAAAACCAAATAATTTTTCCAAACAGTCCAAAATAGGAACCTGTATGAATATCATAATTGGCATTGGCATATTTTTCAGCATTAGTAAGGCTTTGATGAAGTTTATTTGATAAGATTTTTCCTGAATATTTATCAAAAACAATCAGGCTTCTTTCACTGAATCTTCCCTCTTTCTGATAGACTGTTACAGGAATATTTTTTAATTCTTTTCCTTTTTTATTTTTTCCGTTTAAAGGAATTCTGAAGCTTGATGATTCCTGGTACAGGTTTTTAGTCTCCTGAGCCGTAATATCATAAATTGAATGGTTTTTTACTAAAAGAGAGTCAGGCGATTTGATATCTTTCTCTTTCGGAAGTTCCAAAGAGCCGGAAAGTGTAAAATTGAATACATTTTTCACGCATGGATAGGAAAAATAGATTCCAGTAAGGCTCATCAACAGAGCGATAAAGGATACATAAAAACCTAAAATACTGTGAAGATCATAATTTTTACGCTTCCATGTTTTTACGTTTTTCCAGTCGAATGAGAAGCGTGCTCTTCTTGCTTTTTTATTTTTCGGCCACCAAAGCACAATCCCTGTAAGGAGCATGATGATAAATAATACTACCGGAATTCCGACGGCATACTTTCCCCAGTCTGTTTTTAACAGTAAACTCCAGTGAATGGCTTTTAAAATAGGGAAGAGGTCGTATTTTTCATCATAAACTCCTAAAATCTGCCCCGTATATTGATTGACATAGACAAGTTTATTAATCTTAACTTCCTGAAAATAATTCCAGCCTTTTTTTTCTTTTTCGTAATAAAGAAACTCGTAAGATTTATTTTTATCTAAAGGAATCTCAACCGAGCTGATCGGATATTTTTCATTGACTTCCAAAGAAACTTTTTCTTTAAGGACTTCAATGGGGACTGGAGACTGTGTAATGGCTTCCGGCTTAACCCAGATTGCATCTTTTCTGAGAATGTTCTGTATTTCATCCTTGAAAACATACATACTCCCCGTTAGGGAAACAATAAAAACAACCAGACCAACGGATAAGCCCAACCACAAATGCAGTTTGGCTGACCATTTTTTTATCCATGAAGGTTTCTTCTTATGATGATGTTTTTTCTTCATAGTAAAAAGCTAACCTTACCAAAGGTTAGCTTTTAGGTTTTTTAGAATTTGTAAGTAATTGTACCCAAAGCATTGATTAGCTTTTGAGGATTTCCTGTGGTGTAACCAATCCAGTAGTGTTGGTTTGTAAAATTGTCAACTTTCAAACCAATTCTGAATTTTTTAGCATCATAAAATGCGTTGGCATTTAACACAAAATATTTAGGTAATGTAAATATTTCGAATCTGGTTGTTGCCGGATTTACCTGATTGTAGATCTTATTAGCATTTGCATAGTTTCCTCCGATTCCAAAACCAAAACCTTTTAAACTTCCATCAACAAACTGGTAGCTTGCATTAAAATTTGCTAGCCATGGAGATCCTGCTGTACTCGGTCTGAAGCCTGTGCTTAAATCTGTTGTGTCATTATAAGAAACACCTCCGATTAAAGAGAATCCTTTTATTAAATAAGCATTTACTTCAAGTTCTATTCCTTTACTCTGGATTTCTCCTGTCTGTGTTTGTACAGCATTACCTGCAGCAGTGTATTGCCCAGTGCCAAATAACATATTTTTTGCTTTAATGTTGTAATAACTTACTGTAGCATTGATTTTCCCATTGATAAGATTTGCTTTAAAACCTGTTTCAAACTGGTTTGCTCTTTCAGGATCAGAAAGTGCAATACTTCCTGCCAAATCTGTCGTGTAATAGCCATTACTTTTAAAGCTGTTCTGATAATTTCCAAAAACTGAGAATTTATCTTTAATGATTTGATAGACTAAACCTGCTTTCGGAGACCATGCAGATTGGTTGTAAGCCGGAGTGTCGTTTACCCAAACTTTACCTCCTAAGAAATCATTGTTTTCATAACGTAATCCTAAGACAATATTAAGTTCTGAAATTGGTGTAAAAACGTTTGAAATATATCCGCTATAAGTATTTGTATCTCCGTCCACATCATAGTGACTGATATTTTCAGGATTATCATAAAGTGCTCCTAAAGTTGTTCCGTTAAAATCTGAATAATCTCCTCCGTTTGCAGGAACTGTATAAGTAGCCCCGTTTGCAAGATAAATAAAACGAGATCTGTCTTTTGTTTTAAGATAATCAAAACCTACAACCGTTCTGTTTCTCATTCCGTTTCCGAAAGAATAATCGAAATTAAAGTTTTGTTGTATCTGTAAATATTTTTTTCTGCTGTCTCTTGTAGCTTGATCAAATCTGCTTACAGAAACATTATTGTTTGTGTCAACTGATGCTGAAAAATAAGGCCCAAATCCATCAGAATAGCTACTAGATGTATTAATATTAGTTGAAGATTTAATATTATTATTAATCTTATAATTAACCTGCCCAAAGATATTGTTTACTCTTGCAGTAGTGTACAAATCGTCGCCAATGTAAGATTCTTTATAATTAAGTCCTGCTTTTTCAAGATCTTTCATATTATCAATTCCATTTAAACTACCTGGATTTAAATAAAAGAAAAATTGATCGCCGATAGCTCTTGTATTGAACATTTCATATTCAATATTAAATTGAAGTTTGTCGTTCAAATTATATGTTAATGATGGTGTAAATGCAAAGTATGAATTTTTTGCATCTGTTTTTTGGAAGGTTCCCTGGTTGGTATATGCAGTATTAATTCTGAAAAGTAATTTCTTATCTTTTGTTAGAGGGGTATTAATATCAGCCTGTGCTCTATAAGTATTGTAACTTCCCCCCATGAAACTTACTTGTCCTTCAAAATTCTCGAAAGGTCTTTTAGTTATTCTGTTCACCAAACCACCATAAGAAGCTACGTTACTACCATATAATGTTCCTGATGGGCCTTTTAAAACTTCAAGTCTCTCAATATTTACTGCATCAATTGTTGTTGTAACAGGAGAAACTAACCCATTTCTCATGGAGTTATTGGATGGAAATCCTCTTAAAACAATAAAAGAACCACCGTCTCCGGCTCTGCTTGTTGGGCTCCACATTTGTTGTAGACCTGTAATGTTTCTATAA harbors:
- a CDS encoding ROK family protein, with translation MSLVDLSKHVALGIDIGGTNTKFGVVNHRGEVLEKGNIRTDAYATVEEYIDALYEAVHPMIESHGKEKNFDGIGVGAPNANYYTGTIEQAPNLPWKGIIPFAELMKAKFGLPCTITNDANAAAIGEMLFGAARGMKDFIMITLGTGVGSGIIAGGKLIYGHDGFAGELGHTIVKPGGRKHWSTGSEGSLEAYASATGIAITAKKMRAEFPESMLNQYPEEAINSKTVHECALKGDPISIEVFRYTGQKLGEALANFVMFSSPEAILLFGGVIKAGDFILKPTKLHMERNLLPIFRNKVKLVFSELDEADAAILGASALVWEK
- a CDS encoding TonB-dependent receptor — protein: MKKALLSVACLGSVAVFAQKTDSLKTSNVEEVVLTASRKKENIKEIPSSVTIVNQKLIQSQLTVNSDITSILQYTVPSLATSSGQTSNTGQTLRGRQVLVLIDGIPQSTPLRNGARDLRSIDPSVIERIEVIKGASSIYGNGADGGIINYMTRKSTSDKKISGISQVGITGQPYGGTLGFRASQLLSGNLAKKFDYVASFAYERTGYMKDADGVNLSPTYSPAKMNNYNGMLKLGYNINDNQRIEASYIGYASKSDLNLGLKTGKYGITPTIGEGEGKNLETTPQGTPRNHNVKVSYDNKNIWEGTSLNINLYMQDFRTVYGYSDTFFNGGQSNVISKKYGARANFDTQLWNTQNSQAEVIYGVDILNDKTVQKLEDGRYWTPDMNMTNIAPFALVKIDLLKKLTIKGGLRYENMKVKVGDFNTLSTIKSDGTFTKSIFVTGGNLEYNALVGNIGIRYNINPMINIFGSFSQAYSINELGRILRTSTSDTISNLETKPIIVNNYELGTTGQITKWLNYEVTSYVSTSKLGATFIQSPDRALTIQRAPEVVYGVEGFLHFTPVNWINFGGSYSWMEGITSPKNDGDYSTKINNSRISAPKVLAYVQVKPIQKISVGLDMLHAFGQDRFEPNAKTGLYVYGEGKVPEYTIFNLKSSYDVNKNWKVSLGIENLFNTMYQPAIAWWTARDADFTNSLGMRGTFMVEYKF
- a CDS encoding tetratricopeptide repeat-containing sensor histidine kinase — translated: MKNYFLLLICMILLSCKKENKKNFDESIAAKLYNKAKVFRNSNVSDSAFIYYNLAKNAYLERKDSLGVGKSLVNMAILQHNKQDYYGSIETSLEANNFLRKIDDSTTRSTLASSFNNMGICSSYLYEFENSILFYNQALKYVNIPSNKYLYYNNLGDVLITLGKYPEAQKNLSIALQTKDSLKYATFINNMARAKYYENPNYNPLPEFYKALKIRQDNNDLQGQNSSYATLSIYFFDKDKIKALDYAKKMLEVAVKNNSKEDQLQALQKIINLDKENYLENFKKFQALNDSIQIARSKAKNQFAVVRYDVEKIQREKAEKEIEGLQKNFGIGILLIILIGGLFLYRKRKKRLEQEKELEVKNTQLKMSKKVHDVVANGIYQVMTKIENQEHFNKDEALDELEFVYEKSRDISYEKTDNQGEEKDFSEKISETVSSFKNDEVNTYLAGNDSGTWKHLSTKNKEEVYQIIRELLVNMKKHSKATIVSFRFERENDLIRIFYTDNGIGISGDVIYKNGLSSTVSRIETINGEIIFDTKIEKGLKITISFPAS
- a CDS encoding bacteriocin-like protein; its protein translation is MKNLKALSRKQQKAISGGVQGPCTNYCVPKPLYTATCVKGWCVYSPVGPE
- a CDS encoding PepSY-associated TM helix domain-containing protein; this translates as MKKKHHHKKKPSIIKKWTGRLHLWLGLGIGFLIFIISITGALYVFKDEIENFTRKDVIYHNEQNIEQKQVLPIRVLERSVVDQVKEKYPVHWVNIPIDKKMSYLFYWYEHNPKGWNYFDEFPIYKVAYVNPYNGKVLRTYDEKNGFFQIVKMIHWSYLLKQEWGSYLVGIPVIIFVIMLISGIILWWPKNKAARKQRFSFRWQNVKSWKRKNYDLHNVLGFYASVFALIFSLTGLFYAFFVVQAAFYFIFSGGETVYPDFSSIKTKAPIELRTEGTLDKISNTVKTKYPDSYGFSIDLGHEHMDDHAHPNFEVYVKHLSYSYHKSSSLIFDENSGELLHTHDMKDKNFGEKTVGANYDIHVGSILGLPTKIIAFIVSLICASLPVTGFMIWWGRRKKKTPKTVKTFFK
- the msrA gene encoding peptide-methionine (S)-S-oxide reductase MsrA, producing the protein MDNNNLEQITFGGGCFWCVESCFNMLKGVKSAISGYSGGHKDNPTYQEVCTGETGHAEVVQITYDPAIISYEQLMDVFFFLHDPTQLNRQGNDIGTQYRSVIYYKDEAEKAKAEEAIKVSIASGRWTGTYVTELTKFDKFWPAEQYHQGYYNENPTQPYCSAVVGPKIQKFKKHFGELGMLNAE
- a CDS encoding PepSY-associated TM helix domain-containing protein — protein: MKKKHHHKKKPSWIKKWSAKLHLWLGLSVGLVVFIVSLTGSMYVFKDEIQNILRKDAIWVKPEAITQSPVPIEVLKEKVSLEVNEKYPISSVEIPLDKNKSYEFLYYEKEKKGWNYFQEVKINKLVYVNQYTGQILGVYDEKYDLFPILKAIHWSLLLKTDWGKYAVGIPVVLFIIMLLTGIVLWWPKNKKARRARFSFDWKNVKTWKRKNYDLHSILGFYVSFIALLMSLTGIYFSYPCVKNVFNFTLSGSLELPKEKDIKSPDSLLVKNHSIYDITAQETKNLYQESSSFRIPLNGKNKKGKELKNIPVTVYQKEGRFSERSLIVFDKYSGKILSNKLHQSLTNAEKYANANYDIHTGSYFGLFGKIIWFLAGLVCTSLPVTGFLIWWGKYKKQGKKKS
- a CDS encoding TonB-dependent siderophore receptor — its product is MKNVLICASLLGSMLTFAQEKDSTKTKNIDAVIINTYIKKDSDFSNKMSIKAIEDPQVFSSINKSVLENQAIFTVDDAYRNITGLQQMWSPTSRAGDGGSFIVLRGFPSNNSMRNGLVSPVTTTIDAVNIERLEVLKGPSGTLYGSNVASYGGLVNRITKRPFENFEGQVSFMGGSYNTYRAQADINTPLTKDKKLLFRINTAYTNQGTFQKTDAKNSYFAFTPSLTYNLNDKLQFNIEYEMFNTRAIGDQFFFYLNPGSLNGIDNMKDLEKAGLNYKESYIGDDLYTTARVNNIFGQVNYKINNNIKSSTNINTSSSYSDGFGPYFSASVDTNNNVSVSRFDQATRDSRKKYLQIQQNFNFDYSFGNGMRNRTVVGFDYLKTKDRSRFIYLANGATYTVPANGGDYSDFNGTTLGALYDNPENISHYDVDGDTNTYSGYISNVFTPISELNIVLGLRYENNDFLGGKVWVNDTPAYNQSAWSPKAGLVYQIIKDKFSVFGNYQNSFKSNGYYTTDLAGSIALSDPERANQFETGFKANLINGKINATVSYYNIKAKNMLFGTGQYTAAGNAVQTQTGEIQSKGIELEVNAYLIKGFSLIGGVSYNDTTDLSTGFRPSTAGSPWLANFNASYQFVDGSLKGFGFGIGGNYANANKIYNQVNPATTRFEIFTLPKYFVLNANAFYDAKKFRIGLKVDNFTNQHYWIGYTTGNPQKLINALGTITYKF